From a region of the Zingiber officinale cultivar Zhangliang chromosome 10B, Zo_v1.1, whole genome shotgun sequence genome:
- the LOC122029934 gene encoding 7-deoxyloganetin glucosyltransferase-like, translating to MSSLRPHAVVVSFPAAGQLNPTLDLANLLHLRGFLVTFVNTSSGLHRIHQTSQAFPPESDVLRFETIPDGYSLDSASAPNHEELRRSINRTCAAHLGQLLRRLKQDPVLPPVSCVVANFLIASEAVGAAEEMGIPFFVLWTTSACSLLGSLHLRDLIRRGYAPLKDQSFLTNEYLDTPIDWIPGFEGIRLRDLSSFIRTTNPNHFFLNCEMEEVACAQRASGVILNTFDEMEGKVLDAIKASLPRALAVGPLFLLLNQMKGVPKNLNLFLEDRGYKEWLNSQRHASVVYVCFGSLARLRSEQLMEFAWGLADSKHPFLLSIRPDLVENVDGGLPEEFIREVEGRGWVANWCDQGQVLRHSSIGGFLTHGGWNSMLESVCSGVPMLICPGFADQFTNCRFACVDWGIAMEIEQEVKREQIRKLVVELMEGEKGQEMRKKVMKWKEMAEQATNAEGGSSYANLMRLTEALCRNEV from the exons ATGTCCTCTCTCCGCCCTCACGCCGTCGTCGTCTCCTTCCCCGCCGCCGGCCAGCTCAACCCCACCCTCGACCTGGCCAACCTCCTCCACCTCCGAGGCTTCCTCGTCACCTTCGTCAACACCAGCTCCGGCCTCCATCGGATCCACCAGACCTCCCAAGCTTTCCCGCCCGAATCTGACGTCCTCCGCTTCGAGACCATCCCCGATGGCTACTCTCTCGACTCCGCCAGCGCTCCCAACCACGAGGAGCTACGCCGCTCCATTAACCGCACCTGCGCAGCGCATTTGGGGCAACTCCTGCGGCGACTTAAGCAGGATCCGGTCCTACCGCCCGTCTCCTGCGTCGTCGCCAACTTCTTGATAGCATCGGAGGCGGTGGGGGCGGCGGAGGAGATGGGAATCCCCTTTTTTGTGCTCTGGACTACCAGCGCTTGCAGTCTCCTCGGATCTCTCCATCTGCGGGACCTAATCCGAAGAGGATACGCGCCGCTCAAAG ATCAGAGCTTCTTGACAAACGAATACCTCGATACCCCAATCGACTGGATTCCCGGCTTCGAAGGCATCCGTCTGAGAGATCTTTCCAGTTTCATCAGAACAACAAACCCTAACCACTTCTTCCTCAACTGTGAGATGGAAGAAGTGGCTTGTGCCCAGAGAGCTTCTGGTGTGATCCTCAACACATTTGATGAAATGGAAGGCAAGGTCTTGGATGCCATCAAAGCTTCCTTGCCTCGAGCCCTAGCAGTAGGCCCTCTGTTCCTGCTACTCAACCAGATGAAAGGTGTGCCGAAgaatttgaaccttttcctagaagATCGCGGGTACAAAGAGTGGCTAAACTCTCAGAGACATGCTTCAGTCGTTTACGTCTGCTTCGGAAGCTTGGCACGTTTAAGAAGTGAACAATTGATGGAGTTTGCATGGGGTCTTGCTGATAGCAAGCATCCTTTTCTGTTGAGCATCAGGCCGGATCTTGTTGAGAATGTTGATGGTGGATTGCCTGAGGAGTTCATCAGGGAAGTCGAAGGGAGGGGTTGGGTCGCGAATTGGTGCGATCAAGGCCAAGTGCTTCGCCACTCTTCCATTGGCGGCTTCCTCACGCATGGTGGTTGGAACTCCATGTTGGAGAGTGTTTGCAGTGGAGTACCAATGCTTATTTGCCCTGGCTTTGCCGACCAATTCACAAACTGCAGGTTTGCTTGCGTGGATTGGGGGATAGCAATGGAGATCGAGCAAGAAGTGAAGAGGGAGCAGATCAGGAAGCTCGTTGTGGAACTGATGGAAGGGGAGAAGGGGCAGGAGATGAGGAAGAAGGTGATGAAGTGGAAGGAGATGGCAGAGCAAGCTACTAATGCAGAGGGAGGAAGCTCTTATGCTAACTTGATGAGATTAACCGAAGCTTTGTGTCGAAACGAAGTTTGA